In Rhodococcus rhodochrous, a single genomic region encodes these proteins:
- a CDS encoding HAD-IIA family hydrolase: protein MTDGTDLSGTASGDSLRRIYDVLLLDLDGTVYRGAEPVPGAREALATGDDTVLYVTNNASRRPSEVALHLRELGFPADDSSVVTSSQSAARLLAERFPAGAPVLVVGTEALAEEVAGVGLTPVRSADAHPVAVVQGHSPDSGWAILAEATLAVRAGALWVATNVDSTLPTERGLVLGNGSMVAAVRNATGATPIVAGKPAAPLLEDAIRRGGARRPLVIGDRLDTDIEGANAVGVDSLLVLTGVSTVDDLLRAPAEQRPTYVAASLASLDQPADLLRVAPHDSWDVTVDGGDLHLAAAQSAADPMEALRGLLDIAWANPGFGQVRPVDERARSVVDTWAATV, encoded by the coding sequence GTGACCGACGGCACCGACCTTTCCGGTACGGCCTCCGGCGACAGCCTGCGTCGGATCTACGACGTCCTGCTGCTCGATCTCGACGGCACCGTCTACCGGGGTGCCGAACCCGTCCCGGGTGCCCGCGAGGCGCTGGCCACGGGGGACGACACCGTTCTGTACGTGACGAACAACGCCAGCCGTCGACCCTCGGAGGTCGCGCTGCACCTGCGGGAACTCGGCTTCCCGGCCGACGACTCGTCGGTGGTGACGAGCTCGCAGTCCGCTGCGCGCTTGCTCGCCGAGCGGTTCCCGGCCGGTGCGCCGGTGCTCGTCGTCGGCACCGAGGCCTTGGCCGAGGAGGTGGCCGGTGTCGGCCTCACCCCGGTCCGGTCCGCGGATGCGCATCCGGTGGCGGTGGTGCAGGGGCATTCCCCGGACTCCGGATGGGCGATCCTGGCGGAGGCGACGCTCGCCGTCCGCGCCGGCGCCCTGTGGGTGGCCACCAATGTCGACTCGACCCTGCCCACCGAGCGCGGACTCGTCCTCGGCAACGGATCGATGGTCGCGGCGGTGCGCAACGCCACCGGCGCGACCCCGATCGTGGCGGGCAAACCCGCAGCTCCGCTGCTCGAAGACGCGATCCGCCGCGGTGGTGCCCGTCGTCCCCTCGTCATCGGTGACCGGTTGGACACCGACATCGAAGGCGCCAACGCCGTCGGTGTGGATTCCCTGCTCGTGCTGACCGGGGTCAGCACCGTCGACGACCTGCTGCGGGCTCCGGCCGAGCAGCGCCCGACCTACGTCGCAGCCTCGCTCGCGAGCCTCGACCAGCCGGCGGACCTGCTCCGTGTGGCACCGCACGACTCGTGGGACGTCACGGTCGACGGAGGTGATCTTCACCTCGCCGCCGCGCAGTCGGCGGCCGATCCGATGGAGGCGTTGCGGGGTCTGCTCGACATCGCCTGGGCCAACCCCGGATTCGGGCAGGTCCGTCCGGTGGACGAGCGTGCGCGGTCCGTCGTGGACACGTGGGCGGCGACGGTCTGA
- a CDS encoding DNA-3-methyladenine glycosylase, with the protein MEHGLSRNRRSVRGELERLEPVEAAEALLGATVRVGETIVLLTEVEAYGGPEDGPWPDPAAHSYRGPTPRNSVMFGPAGHLYVYRSYGLHFCANISLGPDGTAAAVLLRGGEVVEGEQAVRSRRTPGTPFANLARGPGNLAAALGLDLADNGIDVDASDARVRVELPSEPLVGEVARGPRVGISVAADRPWRLWVPGAIGVSAYRRSPRAPAAPRA; encoded by the coding sequence ATGGAGCACGGACTGAGCCGCAATCGTCGATCCGTCCGCGGCGAACTCGAACGACTCGAACCGGTCGAGGCCGCCGAGGCGCTGCTCGGAGCAACCGTCCGGGTGGGGGAGACCATCGTCCTGCTGACGGAGGTCGAGGCCTACGGCGGACCCGAGGACGGACCGTGGCCCGATCCGGCCGCGCACTCGTACCGCGGACCCACCCCGCGCAACTCCGTCATGTTCGGACCTGCGGGCCATCTGTACGTCTACCGCAGCTACGGGCTGCACTTCTGCGCGAACATCTCCCTCGGCCCCGACGGCACCGCAGCGGCAGTGCTGTTGCGCGGCGGCGAGGTCGTCGAGGGGGAGCAGGCCGTCCGTTCCCGTCGCACGCCCGGCACACCGTTCGCGAATCTGGCGCGTGGTCCAGGCAATCTCGCTGCTGCGCTCGGCCTCGATCTGGCCGACAACGGCATCGACGTGGATGCGTCAGACGCTCGGGTGCGGGTGGAACTTCCGTCCGAACCGCTGGTCGGGGAGGTCGCGCGAGGTCCGCGGGTGGGGATCAGTGTGGCGGCCGACAGGCCGTGGCGGTTGTGGGTTCCCGGGGCGATCGGGGTCTCCGCGTACCGGCGCAGCCCACGCGCGCCCGCCGCCCCTCGGGCGTGA
- the tyrS gene encoding tyrosine--tRNA ligase, protein MTEHILDELTWRGLIAQSTDLDALRGELDKGPITLYAGFDPTGPSLHAGHLVPLLALKRFQRAGHRPIVLAGGATGMIGDPRDVGERTMNSADTVAEWAGRIRGQLERFVDFDDSPTGAVVVNNLDWTGKLSAIDFLRDIGKHFSINVMLARDTVKRRLEGDGISYTEFSYMLLQANDYVQLRREYGCALQVGGSDQWGNIIAGVELNRRTDGASVHALTVPLVTSSDGKKFGKSTGGGSLWLDPEMTSPYAWYQYFVNAADADVMKYLRWFTFLDKDELAELETATTERPHAREAQKRLAAEMTTLVHGAHNTAAVELASRALFGRGELGELDESTLAAALTEASVTELRAGEPDTIIDLLVASGLCESKGAARRTVKEGGASVNNVRISSEEWTPRDGELLHGRWLVLRRGKRNFAGVRVVRD, encoded by the coding sequence GTGACTGAGCACATTCTCGACGAACTGACCTGGCGCGGGCTCATCGCGCAATCGACCGATCTCGACGCACTTCGAGGCGAACTCGACAAGGGCCCGATCACCCTCTATGCCGGTTTCGATCCGACCGGCCCGAGCCTGCACGCCGGTCACCTCGTTCCGCTCCTCGCACTCAAGCGTTTCCAGCGCGCCGGCCATCGGCCCATCGTTCTCGCGGGTGGCGCGACCGGCATGATCGGCGACCCGCGGGACGTGGGGGAGCGCACCATGAACTCCGCCGACACCGTCGCCGAATGGGCAGGGCGGATCCGTGGGCAGCTCGAGCGGTTCGTCGACTTCGACGATTCCCCGACGGGAGCCGTGGTCGTGAACAACCTCGACTGGACCGGCAAGCTGTCCGCGATCGACTTCCTGCGCGATATCGGCAAGCACTTCTCGATCAACGTGATGCTCGCCCGCGACACGGTCAAGCGCCGACTCGAGGGTGACGGCATCTCGTACACCGAGTTCAGCTACATGCTCTTGCAGGCCAACGACTACGTGCAGCTGCGCCGCGAGTACGGATGTGCGCTGCAGGTCGGTGGTTCCGATCAGTGGGGCAACATCATCGCCGGTGTCGAGCTCAACCGTCGTACCGACGGCGCGAGCGTGCACGCCCTGACCGTCCCGCTCGTGACCTCGTCCGACGGCAAGAAGTTCGGCAAGTCCACCGGCGGTGGAAGTCTGTGGCTCGACCCGGAGATGACCAGCCCGTACGCCTGGTACCAGTACTTCGTCAACGCGGCCGACGCCGACGTCATGAAGTACCTGCGCTGGTTCACCTTCCTCGACAAGGACGAGCTCGCCGAGCTGGAGACCGCCACCACGGAGCGTCCGCACGCACGCGAGGCCCAGAAGCGACTGGCAGCCGAGATGACCACGCTCGTGCACGGAGCGCACAACACCGCCGCAGTCGAGTTGGCGAGCCGTGCACTGTTCGGGCGAGGCGAGCTGGGTGAGCTGGACGAGTCCACGCTCGCCGCCGCACTGACCGAGGCGTCCGTGACGGAGCTCCGCGCCGGCGAGCCGGACACGATCATCGACCTGCTCGTCGCGTCGGGTCTGTGCGAGAGCAAGGGGGCCGCGCGTCGCACCGTCAAGGAAGGCGGCGCATCGGTCAATAACGTCCGCATCTCGTCGGAGGAGTGGACCCCGCGCGACGGAGAACTGCTGCACGGACGCTGGCTGGTGCTGCGTCGAGGCAAGCGGAACTTCGCCGGCGTGCGAGTCGTCCGCGACTGA
- a CDS encoding TlyA family RNA methyltransferase: MARRARVDAELVRRGLARSREHASELIAAGRVLIAGTVASKPATAVEPNTPLIVTEVSDEVSWASRGAHKLLGALEAFTPQGLQVSGRRCLDAGASTGGFTDVLLHEGAAEVVAVDVGYGQLIWRLQSDERVHVIDRTNVRSIDAETIGGRVDLVVADLSFISLKLVLPAFVACVAPGGDLLPMVKPQFEVGKDRVGSGGVVRDPALRTEAVLDVAREAQRQGLRTLGAVASPLPGPSGNVEYFLWLRAGESGPEELDPAVIELIERAVQEGPQ, translated from the coding sequence GTGGCACGCCGGGCACGCGTCGACGCGGAACTGGTGCGGCGGGGTCTGGCGCGCTCGCGTGAGCACGCCAGCGAACTGATCGCCGCAGGTCGGGTGCTGATCGCCGGCACCGTGGCCTCCAAACCGGCGACCGCTGTCGAACCGAACACGCCGTTGATCGTCACCGAGGTGAGCGACGAGGTCTCCTGGGCGTCCCGCGGCGCCCACAAACTCCTCGGCGCACTCGAGGCGTTCACACCGCAGGGTTTGCAGGTGTCGGGGCGTCGCTGCCTCGACGCCGGCGCGTCGACCGGCGGATTCACCGATGTCCTGTTGCACGAGGGTGCCGCGGAGGTCGTCGCCGTGGACGTCGGCTACGGCCAGCTGATCTGGCGCCTGCAGTCCGACGAGCGTGTCCACGTGATCGATCGAACAAATGTGCGTAGCATCGACGCGGAGACGATCGGCGGGCGCGTCGACCTGGTGGTCGCAGACCTGTCGTTCATCTCGCTGAAGTTGGTGTTGCCGGCGTTCGTCGCCTGCGTCGCCCCCGGCGGCGACCTGCTACCGATGGTCAAACCGCAGTTCGAGGTGGGCAAGGACCGGGTCGGCAGCGGTGGCGTGGTGCGCGACCCGGCGCTGCGCACCGAGGCGGTGCTCGACGTCGCGCGCGAAGCACAGCGTCAGGGCCTGCGCACCCTCGGAGCAGTGGCGAGCCCACTGCCCGGGCCGTCCGGGAACGTCGAGTACTTCCTGTGGCTGCGGGCCGGGGAGTCTGGGCCGGAGGAACTCGACCCAGCCGTGATCGAACTGATCGAGCGTGCGGTGCAGGAAGGACCACAGTGA
- a CDS encoding Trm112 family protein, translating into MAVDPTLLSILACPEDKGPLLLVDDAVLYNPRLRRAYPIENGIPVLLVDEAREVTDAEHEDFTARGVAGWSTD; encoded by the coding sequence GTGGCTGTCGATCCCACGTTGCTGAGCATTCTGGCCTGTCCGGAGGACAAGGGGCCGTTGCTTCTCGTCGACGACGCCGTCCTGTACAACCCGCGACTGCGGCGGGCGTATCCGATCGAGAACGGCATCCCCGTCCTCCTCGTCGACGAGGCCCGCGAGGTCACCGACGCCGAGCACGAGGACTTCACCGCACGCGGTGTCGCCGGATGGAGCACGGACTGA